From Rhodovastum atsumiense, a single genomic window includes:
- a CDS encoding CYTH and CHAD domain-containing protein yields MNDEQQSQPIELEIKFSVPTGAETELANHPALRADGTTPPQTRSEVTTYFDTPDCRLRAGAASLRVRRRGEQRVQTLKLPSATATAFGRAEWEWPVHGEVPDLRCLAETPLGTKLSHRDELGAVFTSEIQRTTYIVRIDDATIEAALDLGVIRAGEATEEVRELELELKDGSAASLYRLATALQSSLQLTLGAESKADRGWRLRTGRTRGPVKQPDIRLEPDVTAAVAFRHIVATSLANLLANQPAALIGEIEGIHHMRVAIRRLRAVLALFRPHLEPHAEARFTAELRRIGRVLGEARDWDVFCAETLVAAGEDGVPASLLDLLRGPAEARRDEAHREVVAELNGPAFTSLVLGLAAWAEDAATLAAPPSREAMQLLMADLAPLLEARLARKALRRGRHIRGRTAEELHALRKSLKKLRYGIEFMAPLHRRKQVKAYLRGCKALQEQLGALNDGTMAVRMGEELGEDRVAALAPAIAALANWAQARRARALKHLPDGWNAFKTVQLPT; encoded by the coding sequence ATGAACGACGAGCAACAGTCCCAACCGATCGAGCTGGAGATCAAGTTCAGCGTCCCCACGGGGGCGGAGACGGAGCTCGCGAATCATCCCGCCCTGCGCGCCGATGGCACCACGCCGCCGCAGACGCGCAGCGAGGTCACCACCTATTTCGACACGCCGGATTGCCGGCTGCGAGCGGGCGCCGCCTCGCTGCGCGTGCGTCGCCGCGGCGAGCAGCGCGTGCAGACCCTGAAGCTGCCCAGCGCCACCGCGACGGCGTTCGGCCGGGCCGAATGGGAATGGCCGGTGCACGGGGAAGTCCCCGACCTGCGCTGCCTCGCCGAAACGCCGCTTGGCACGAAACTGAGCCATCGCGACGAACTCGGGGCGGTCTTCACCAGCGAGATCCAGCGGACCACCTACATCGTCCGGATCGACGATGCCACCATCGAAGCCGCGCTGGATCTCGGGGTCATCCGGGCGGGCGAGGCCACCGAGGAGGTGCGCGAACTGGAGCTCGAACTCAAGGATGGGTCGGCCGCGTCGCTCTATCGCCTCGCCACGGCGTTGCAAAGCAGCCTGCAACTGACGCTGGGGGCGGAAAGCAAGGCGGATCGCGGCTGGCGCCTGCGCACCGGCCGGACGCGTGGCCCGGTGAAGCAGCCGGACATCCGGCTGGAACCCGACGTCACCGCCGCCGTCGCCTTCCGCCACATCGTCGCCACCTCCCTGGCCAATCTGCTGGCCAACCAGCCCGCGGCGCTGATCGGCGAGATCGAGGGGATCCATCACATGCGCGTGGCGATCCGTCGCCTGCGCGCCGTGCTGGCCCTGTTCCGCCCGCATCTCGAGCCGCATGCCGAGGCCCGTTTCACCGCGGAACTGCGGCGCATCGGCAGGGTCCTCGGCGAGGCGCGGGACTGGGACGTGTTCTGCGCGGAAACCCTGGTGGCGGCCGGGGAAGACGGGGTGCCCGCCTCCTTGCTCGACCTGCTGCGCGGCCCGGCCGAAGCCCGGCGGGACGAGGCCCATCGCGAGGTGGTGGCGGAGCTGAACGGCCCGGCCTTCACCTCGCTCGTGCTCGGCCTGGCCGCCTGGGCCGAGGACGCGGCGACGCTCGCCGCCCCGCCCTCACGGGAAGCGATGCAGTTGCTGATGGCCGATCTCGCCCCCCTGCTGGAAGCGCGGCTCGCGCGCAAGGCGCTGCGGCGTGGCCGGCACATCCGCGGACGCACCGCGGAGGAGCTGCACGCCCTGCGCAAATCGCTCAAGAAGCTCCGCTACGGCATCGAGTTCATGGCGCCGCTGCACCGGCGCAAGCAGGTGAAGGCGTATCTGCGCGGCTGCAAGGCGCTGCAGGAACAGCTCGGCGCCCTCAACGACGGCACCATGGCGGTGCGGATGGGCGAGGAACTGGGCGAGGATCGTGTTGCCGCGCTCGCCCCCGCGATCGCTGCCCTGGCGAACTGGGCGCAGGCGCGCCGCGCGCGGGCACTGAAGCATCTGCCTGATGGCTGGAATGCCTTCAAGACTGTGCAACTGCCGACATAG
- the kdpA gene encoding potassium-transporting ATPase subunit KdpA, producing MTLNGWVQIALFGALVIALTAPVGAYLTAVVEGRRTLLSPVLGPLERGLYALAGIDPAREQGWLAYAAAMLAFKVAGLVLLYALLRLQDLLPFNPDGQSAVAPDLAFNTAVSFLTNTNWQSYGGETTMSYFSQMAGLTVQNFVSAAAGIAIAVAVVRGFARRSAATIGNFWADLVRITLYVLLPLSLVIALVFVWQGVPQTLGGAVGATTLEGAKQVIALGPVASQEAIKMLGTNGGGFFNANSAHPFENPTALTNLIQMLAIFTIGAGLTSMFGRMVGDRRQGWAVFAAMFVLFAAGVAVAYWSEAQGNPLLTALGVDPAMGNMEGKEVRFGTALSALFATVTTDASCGAVNAMHESFLPLGGAVPLVNMMLGEIIFGGVGSGLYGFLLFAIVAVFVAGLMVGRTPEYLGKKIEAKEVKMTMLAILSLPLAILGFTAFAVVLPGAAAAISAPGPHGFTEALYAYTSAAANNGSAFAGLSANTPWWNVTLAFGMLIGRFFVIIPALAIAGSLAAKKTLPPSAGTFPTHGPLFVGLVVGVILIVGGLTFFPALALGPLVEHVALASGSQF from the coding sequence ATGACCCTCAACGGATGGGTTCAGATCGCGCTGTTCGGCGCGCTGGTGATTGCGTTGACCGCGCCTGTCGGGGCGTACCTCACCGCTGTCGTCGAGGGGCGCCGCACCCTGCTCTCGCCGGTGCTGGGGCCGTTGGAACGCGGGCTCTATGCCCTTGCCGGCATCGACCCGGCGCGCGAGCAGGGCTGGCTGGCCTATGCCGCCGCCATGCTGGCCTTCAAGGTCGCGGGCCTCGTCCTGCTTTATGCGCTGCTGCGCCTGCAGGACCTGCTGCCGTTCAATCCGGATGGGCAGTCTGCCGTGGCCCCGGATCTCGCCTTCAACACCGCCGTCAGCTTCCTGACCAACACCAACTGGCAGAGCTACGGCGGCGAGACGACGATGTCCTACTTTTCGCAGATGGCCGGGCTCACCGTGCAGAACTTCGTCTCGGCCGCCGCGGGCATCGCCATCGCGGTTGCCGTGGTGCGTGGCTTCGCCCGCCGCTCCGCCGCCACCATCGGCAATTTCTGGGCCGACCTGGTGCGCATCACGTTGTACGTGCTGCTGCCGCTCTCGCTGGTGATCGCGCTGGTGTTCGTCTGGCAGGGCGTGCCGCAGACGCTCGGCGGCGCGGTGGGCGCCACCACGCTGGAAGGGGCGAAGCAGGTCATCGCGCTCGGCCCGGTCGCCTCGCAGGAAGCGATCAAGATGCTCGGCACCAATGGCGGCGGTTTCTTCAACGCCAATTCCGCGCATCCCTTCGAGAACCCGACGGCGCTGACCAATCTGATCCAGATGCTCGCCATCTTCACGATCGGCGCTGGCCTGACCTCCATGTTCGGGCGCATGGTCGGCGACCGGCGCCAGGGCTGGGCGGTGTTCGCCGCCATGTTCGTGCTGTTCGCCGCCGGCGTGGCGGTCGCCTACTGGTCGGAGGCGCAGGGCAATCCGCTGCTGACCGCGCTCGGCGTCGATCCGGCGATGGGCAACATGGAAGGCAAGGAGGTGCGCTTCGGCACCGCGCTCTCGGCGCTGTTCGCCACCGTTACCACCGATGCCTCCTGCGGCGCGGTCAACGCCATGCACGAGAGCTTCCTGCCGCTCGGCGGCGCGGTGCCGCTGGTCAACATGATGCTGGGCGAGATCATCTTCGGTGGCGTCGGCTCCGGCCTGTATGGCTTCCTGCTGTTCGCCATCGTCGCCGTGTTCGTCGCCGGGCTGATGGTCGGCCGCACGCCGGAATATCTCGGCAAGAAGATCGAGGCGAAGGAGGTCAAGATGACCATGCTCGCCATCCTCTCCCTGCCACTGGCGATCCTCGGATTCACTGCCTTCGCCGTGGTGCTGCCCGGGGCCGCGGCCGCGATCTCCGCCCCCGGCCCGCACGGCTTCACCGAGGCGCTCTATGCCTATACCTCCGCCGCCGCCAACAACGGCAGCGCCTTCGCCGGGCTTTCGGCCAACACGCCGTGGTGGAACGTCACGCTTGCCTTCGGCATGCTGATCGGGCGCTTCTTCGTCATCATTCCGGCGCTGGCCATCGCCGGTTCGCTCGCCGCCAAGAAGACGCTGCCGCCATCCGCCGGCACCTTCCCCACGCATGGCCCGCTGTTCGTCGGCCTTGTCGTTGGTGTCATCCTGATCGTCGGCGGGCTGACCTTCTTCCCCGCCCTTGCCCTCGGTCCGCTGGTCGAGCACGTCGCGCTCGCCAGCGGCAGCCAGTTCTGA
- a CDS encoding K(+)-transporting ATPase subunit C, with protein MFSQFRPAIVLMLALTVITGIAYPLAVTGIAQAVFPHQANGSLIERDGRVLGSALIGQAFKEDRYFHGRPSATTTTDPNDPTRTVPLPYNAANSGGSNLAPTAKALVERVRDDVAAVREGDMPVPADLVTTSASGLDPDISPAAAAFQVARVAKARGLPEDRVRGLIAGAASERMFGVLGERRVNVLALNLALDALQ; from the coding sequence ATGTTCAGCCAATTCCGTCCCGCGATCGTGCTGATGCTGGCCCTGACCGTCATCACCGGGATTGCCTATCCGCTCGCCGTCACCGGCATCGCCCAGGCGGTGTTTCCGCATCAGGCCAATGGCAGCCTGATCGAGCGTGACGGGCGGGTGCTCGGCTCGGCGCTGATCGGCCAGGCGTTCAAGGAGGATCGTTACTTCCATGGCCGCCCGTCGGCGACCACCACGACGGACCCGAACGACCCGACCAGGACCGTGCCGCTGCCCTACAACGCGGCCAATTCGGGCGGTTCCAACCTTGCGCCCACCGCGAAGGCGCTGGTCGAGCGGGTCCGCGACGACGTGGCGGCGGTGCGGGAAGGGGACATGCCGGTTCCCGCTGACCTGGTCACCACCTCGGCCAGCGGGCTTGATCCCGATATCTCGCCCGCGGCGGCGGCTTTCCAGGTGGCAAGGGTGGCGAAAGCCCGCGGCCTGCCGGAAGATCGGGTGCGGGGGCTGATCGCGGGGGCGGCCAGCGAGCGCATGTTCGGTGTGCTGGGGGAGCGGCGGGTCAACGTGCTGGCGCTCAATCTGGCGCTGGACGCGTTACAATGA
- a CDS encoding transporter substrate-binding domain-containing protein, which yields MTNRLSRRGLATAAAAVAVSGFFIGRARADAPESTFERVTRTKVLRIAVLPGEMPYFFRDLATGEWTGSAIEMAKSIASVWNAKLEYVESTYGNSVLDLQANKVDLAFALAPTPQRALSIGFTRPVIVHPYGVLAKKGFLPSSWADINRPDVRISCDLGSTNEVAARRFAPKAQITAYRNRDEALLALQSGRADVNVLAAMLALAALAKNPGLGSFRLLTTPLIALPSSLGVQREPDTRFREVVDAWIDMNRGTGQIREWMIQGILKSGARPEDIPPELSF from the coding sequence ATGACCAACCGGTTGTCACGTCGTGGGCTCGCGACCGCCGCTGCCGCGGTTGCGGTGAGCGGCTTCTTCATCGGCCGCGCCCGGGCCGACGCGCCCGAGAGCACCTTCGAGCGGGTCACCCGCACAAAAGTGCTGCGCATCGCCGTGCTGCCCGGGGAGATGCCCTATTTCTTCCGGGATCTCGCCACCGGCGAGTGGACCGGCTCGGCGATCGAGATGGCGAAGAGCATCGCTTCCGTGTGGAACGCGAAGCTTGAATACGTGGAAAGCACCTACGGCAACTCGGTGCTCGACCTGCAGGCCAACAAGGTGGACCTTGCCTTCGCGCTGGCGCCGACGCCGCAACGGGCGCTGTCGATCGGCTTCACCCGGCCGGTGATCGTGCATCCCTATGGCGTGCTGGCCAAGAAGGGGTTCCTGCCCTCCAGCTGGGCCGACATCAACCGCCCGGATGTGCGCATTTCCTGCGACCTCGGCTCGACCAACGAGGTGGCGGCGCGCCGCTTCGCGCCGAAGGCCCAGATCACCGCCTATCGCAACCGCGACGAGGCGCTGCTGGCGCTGCAATCGGGGCGGGCGGACGTGAACGTGCTGGCGGCGATGCTGGCGCTGGCGGCGCTGGCCAAGAATCCCGGCCTGGGCAGCTTCCGCCTGCTGACCACGCCGCTGATCGCGCTGCCGAGCAGCCTGGGCGTGCAGCGCGAGCCGGACACCCGCTTCCGCGAGGTGGTGGATGCCTGGATCGACATGAACCGCGGCACCGGGCAGATCCGCGAATGGATGATCCAGGGCATCCTCAAGTCCGGCGCCCGGCCCGAGGACATCCCGCCCGAGCTGTCCTTCTGA
- a CDS encoding diguanylate cyclase — MAPTPPPSPARKYLSALLVTLSLLPGWPGSAATGHGRAGAGGIGPVRFCVDPDWAPYEIINQAGIHEGIAADLLRLAADRAGLRLQLVPTRDWEDSIAASRRGDCDLLSFLNRTPKRDEWLVFTEPIFIDTNVIITREEHLYVDDLAALSHETIVLPKGTSIEEGVRRDFPNLSVITTESEADAFAMVSGRKADMTMRSLTIAVYTIKKEGWFNLKISGQVPGYENRLRVGVRKDRAGLRDILNRGIATITPQERNQIANRHVAINVHTGIDYGLIRNIVLAFLAILSGGLAWAMRLRQANARLRLMSRTDRLTELCNRAALDALLGEEIGRCARQGRALSVIMLDLDHFKAVNDRFGHLMGDRVLVAFTKIIKATIRKTDTVGRWGGEEFLVLCPGTGAAEALAMADHLCAAVRGHAFETGWRHTVSAGVSTLQGSDTRDALLHRADMALYRAKNGGRDRACAAAGAPVFMSAQHGQN; from the coding sequence ATGGCCCCGACCCCGCCACCATCCCCTGCCAGGAAGTACCTGTCGGCGCTTCTGGTGACACTGTCCCTGCTGCCGGGATGGCCTGGCAGCGCCGCTACCGGACATGGCCGGGCGGGGGCGGGGGGAATCGGACCGGTTCGTTTCTGTGTCGATCCGGACTGGGCGCCGTATGAGATCATCAACCAGGCTGGCATCCATGAAGGGATCGCCGCCGACCTGCTGAGGCTTGCCGCCGACCGCGCCGGCCTGAGGCTGCAGCTCGTGCCGACCCGGGACTGGGAGGACAGCATCGCCGCGTCCAGGCGCGGCGACTGCGACCTGCTCAGTTTCCTCAACCGGACGCCGAAGCGTGACGAATGGCTGGTCTTCACCGAACCGATCTTCATCGACACGAATGTCATCATCACCCGCGAAGAGCATCTCTACGTCGATGACCTGGCCGCCCTGTCCCACGAAACCATCGTGCTGCCGAAAGGAACTTCCATCGAGGAGGGCGTCCGGCGGGACTTCCCGAATCTGAGCGTCATCACCACCGAAAGCGAGGCCGATGCCTTCGCCATGGTGTCGGGCCGCAAGGCCGACATGACCATGCGGTCGCTGACGATCGCGGTCTACACCATCAAGAAGGAGGGCTGGTTCAACCTGAAGATCTCGGGGCAGGTGCCGGGCTACGAAAACCGGCTGCGGGTGGGCGTGCGCAAGGATCGCGCCGGCTTGCGCGATATCCTGAACCGGGGGATCGCGACCATCACGCCGCAGGAGCGCAACCAGATCGCCAACCGGCATGTGGCGATCAACGTGCATACCGGCATCGACTACGGGCTGATCCGCAACATCGTGCTGGCCTTCCTGGCGATCCTGTCGGGCGGCCTGGCCTGGGCGATGCGGCTGCGCCAGGCCAATGCCCGGCTGCGGCTCATGTCCCGGACGGATCGCCTGACGGAGCTGTGCAACCGGGCCGCGCTGGACGCCCTGCTCGGCGAGGAAATCGGGCGATGTGCGCGACAGGGACGTGCCCTTTCGGTCATCATGCTCGACCTCGACCATTTCAAGGCGGTCAACGACCGGTTCGGACACCTGATGGGCGACCGGGTTCTGGTTGCCTTCACGAAGATCATCAAGGCGACCATCCGGAAGACCGATACGGTGGGACGCTGGGGCGGCGAGGAGTTCCTGGTCCTGTGCCCCGGAACCGGCGCCGCCGAGGCACTGGCCATGGCGGACCATCTCTGCGCCGCGGTCCGGGGCCATGCCTTCGAGACGGGATGGCGGCACACGGTCAGCGCCGGTGTTTCGACCCTGCAGGGGAGCGATACCCGGGATGCCTTGTTGCACCGTGCCGACATGGCCCTGTACCGGGCCAAGAATGGAGGGCGCGACCGTGCCTGCGCCGCTGCCGGCGCGCCTGTGTTCATGTCGGCGCAGCATGGCCAGAATTGA
- a CDS encoding ABC transporter ATP-binding protein → MLRLRDVSASYRGLKALQGVELDVAKGEVVAVVGANGAGKSTLLKAIAGQVATSGEIAFEGQDLRKLRAHEVARLGIGLVPEGRRLFPRLSVEDNLRLGAYAKRGDPDRFRPLELVFSLFPRLQERLRQRAETLSGGEQQMLAIGRALMTQPRLLMLDEPSQGIMPRLVDDILAAVGRIRALGMTVLLVEQRLAEALEIADRAYVLQTGRVVMAGPARDIAADAAVRRAYLGL, encoded by the coding sequence ATGCTCCGGCTGCGTGACGTCTCGGCGAGCTACCGGGGGCTGAAGGCGCTGCAGGGCGTCGAGCTGGACGTGGCGAAGGGCGAGGTGGTGGCGGTGGTCGGCGCCAACGGCGCCGGCAAGTCGACGCTGCTGAAGGCGATCGCCGGGCAGGTCGCGACCAGCGGCGAGATCGCCTTCGAGGGGCAGGACCTGCGGAAGTTGCGCGCGCACGAGGTGGCGCGACTTGGCATCGGCCTGGTGCCGGAGGGGCGGCGGCTGTTCCCCCGCCTGTCGGTGGAGGACAATCTGCGGCTCGGCGCCTATGCGAAACGGGGCGATCCCGATCGGTTCCGGCCGCTTGAACTGGTGTTCTCCTTGTTTCCCCGGCTGCAGGAGCGGCTGCGCCAGCGGGCGGAGACGCTGTCGGGGGGCGAGCAGCAGATGCTGGCGATCGGCCGCGCGCTGATGACGCAGCCGCGGCTGCTGATGCTGGACGAGCCGAGCCAGGGCATCATGCCCAGGCTGGTCGACGACATCCTGGCCGCGGTCGGGCGCATCCGCGCGCTCGGCATGACCGTCCTGCTCGTGGAACAACGCCTCGCCGAGGCGCTGGAGATTGCCGATCGCGCCTATGTGCTGCAAACCGGGCGCGTGGTGATGGCGGGGCCGGCGCGTGACATCGCCGCCGATGCGGCGGTGCGGCGGGCCTACCTGGGATTGTAA
- the kdpB gene encoding potassium-transporting ATPase subunit KdpB, with the protein MTDIDAAKPPLRRDRGAATLLDPAILVPAIGQAFRKLDPRLLWRNPVMFVVAVVATLTTLLLLRDAVAGRPGLGFALQVNLWLWFTVLFATFAEAVAEGRGKAQAATLRRARTETQAKRLLPGSSGQYAATGLWQPVPAPELRQGDIVLVEAGDIIPSDGEVIEGVASVNEAAITGESAPVIRESGGDRSAVTGGTQVLSDWIRVRITAAPGSTFLDRMIALVEGAARQKTPNEIALNILLAGMTLIFVLAVATIPSFAAYAGGEIPVLVLVALFVTLIPTTIGALLSAIGIAGMDRLVRFNVLAMSGRAVEAAGDVDTLLLDKTGTITLGNRQASAFVPLSGVDARELADAAQLASLSDETPEGRSIVVLAKETHGLRGRDMAPLHATFVPFSAQTRMSGVDVDGRSIRKGAVDAVIAHVTAPAADALPVPEASLRELRAIAERISNAGGTPLAVAEGRRLLGVIHLKDIVKGGIRERFAELRRMGIRTVMITGDNPLTAAAIAAEAGVDDFLAQATPEAKLGLIRKEQAQGKLVAMCGDGTNDAPALAQADVGVAMNTGTMAAREAGNMVDLDSDPTKLIEIVEIGKQLLMTRGALTTFSIANDVAKYFAIIPAMFVAFYPQLQAFNVMKLATPESAILSAIIFNALIIVALIPLSLQGVRYRAVGAAALLRRNLLVYGLGGLVAPFLGIKLIDMLVSAIGLA; encoded by the coding sequence ATGACCGATATCGATGCCGCGAAGCCGCCGCTGCGGCGTGACCGCGGCGCCGCCACGCTGCTTGATCCGGCGATCCTGGTGCCGGCGATCGGGCAGGCGTTCCGCAAGCTCGATCCGCGGCTGCTCTGGCGCAACCCGGTGATGTTCGTCGTCGCGGTGGTGGCGACGCTGACCACGCTGCTGCTGCTGCGTGACGCCGTCGCGGGACGGCCGGGGCTCGGCTTCGCGCTGCAGGTCAATCTGTGGCTCTGGTTCACCGTGCTGTTCGCGACCTTCGCCGAGGCGGTGGCCGAAGGCCGCGGCAAGGCGCAGGCGGCGACGCTGCGGCGCGCCCGCACCGAGACGCAGGCGAAGCGGCTGCTGCCCGGCAGCAGCGGCCAGTACGCCGCCACCGGGCTGTGGCAGCCGGTCCCGGCCCCGGAGCTGCGCCAGGGTGACATCGTGCTGGTCGAGGCCGGGGACATCATCCCGAGCGACGGCGAGGTCATCGAAGGCGTGGCCAGCGTCAACGAAGCCGCCATCACCGGCGAATCCGCGCCCGTCATCCGCGAGAGCGGCGGCGACCGCTCGGCCGTTACCGGCGGCACCCAGGTGCTGTCCGACTGGATCCGCGTGCGCATCACCGCCGCCCCCGGCAGCACCTTCCTCGACCGCATGATCGCGCTCGTGGAAGGCGCCGCGCGGCAGAAGACGCCGAACGAGATCGCGCTGAACATCCTGCTCGCCGGCATGACCCTGATCTTCGTGCTCGCGGTCGCCACCATTCCTTCCTTCGCCGCCTATGCCGGGGGCGAGATCCCCGTGCTGGTGCTGGTGGCGCTGTTCGTCACGCTGATCCCGACCACGATCGGCGCGCTGCTCTCGGCGATCGGCATCGCCGGCATGGATCGGCTGGTGCGCTTCAACGTGCTGGCGATGTCGGGGCGCGCGGTGGAGGCCGCGGGCGATGTGGATACGCTGCTGCTCGACAAGACCGGCACGATCACGCTCGGCAACCGCCAGGCCAGTGCCTTCGTGCCACTCTCCGGCGTGGATGCGCGCGAACTGGCCGATGCCGCGCAGCTCGCCTCGCTGTCGGACGAAACCCCCGAGGGGCGTTCCATCGTCGTGCTCGCCAAGGAGACGCATGGCCTGCGCGGGCGCGACATGGCGCCGCTGCACGCGACCTTCGTGCCGTTCTCGGCGCAGACGCGCATGAGCGGCGTCGATGTCGACGGGCGCAGCATCCGCAAGGGTGCGGTGGATGCCGTCATCGCCCATGTCACGGCGCCCGCTGCGGATGCGCTGCCGGTGCCGGAGGCAAGCCTGCGCGAGCTGCGCGCCATCGCCGAGCGGATCAGCAATGCCGGCGGCACGCCGCTCGCGGTGGCGGAGGGCCGGCGGCTGCTCGGCGTCATCCACCTCAAGGACATCGTCAAGGGCGGTATCCGCGAACGCTTCGCCGAGCTGCGGCGGATGGGCATCCGCACGGTGATGATCACCGGCGATAATCCGCTGACCGCCGCCGCCATCGCCGCCGAGGCCGGGGTGGATGATTTCCTCGCCCAGGCGACGCCGGAGGCAAAGCTCGGGCTGATCCGCAAGGAACAGGCGCAGGGCAAGCTGGTGGCGATGTGCGGCGACGGCACCAATGACGCGCCGGCGCTGGCGCAGGCCGATGTCGGGGTGGCGATGAACACCGGCACCATGGCCGCGCGCGAGGCCGGCAACATGGTCGATCTCGACAGCGACCCGACCAAGCTGATCGAGATCGTCGAGATCGGCAAGCAGTTGCTGATGACGCGCGGGGCGTTGACCACCTTCAGCATCGCCAACGACGTGGCCAAGTATTTCGCCATCATCCCGGCGATGTTCGTCGCCTTCTACCCGCAGCTGCAGGCGTTCAACGTCATGAAGCTGGCGACACCGGAGAGCGCCATCCTCTCGGCCATCATCTTCAATGCGCTGATCATCGTGGCGCTGATCCCGCTGTCGCTGCAGGGGGTGCGCTATCGCGCGGTCGGCGCGGCGGCGCTGCTGCGGCGCAACCTGCTGGTCTATGGGCTCGGCGGGCTGGTGGCGCCGTTCCTCGGCATCAAGCTGATCGACATGCTCGTCAGCGCCATCGGCCTCGCGTAA
- a CDS encoding amino acid ABC transporter permease gives MQYEWSFGFLWRYQALFVTGIEVTLAYTFGTILLGLVLGLLIGMARLSRSRLVNWPLIAFIEAFRCTPLLVQIVWFYYALPVLLGVQIPAVVAAVAVLSCYTAAFYAEIFRGGIVSIEQGQWDAARALGLGRWQLMRLVVLPQAIRRMVPPFMNQSIIQLKNTSLVSVIAVPDLLYQGQLITADTYRPLETYTMVAVVYFILLFPATLLAQYYEGRLGRGPR, from the coding sequence ATGCAGTACGAGTGGAGCTTCGGCTTCCTCTGGCGCTATCAGGCGCTGTTCGTCACCGGGATCGAGGTGACGCTGGCCTATACCTTCGGCACCATCCTGCTCGGGCTGGTGCTGGGGCTGCTGATCGGCATGGCGCGGCTGTCGCGCTCGCGGCTGGTCAACTGGCCGTTGATCGCCTTCATCGAGGCGTTCCGCTGCACCCCGCTGCTGGTGCAGATCGTGTGGTTCTACTACGCGCTGCCGGTGCTGCTGGGGGTGCAGATCCCCGCGGTGGTGGCCGCGGTGGCGGTGCTGTCCTGCTACACTGCGGCCTTCTACGCCGAGATCTTCCGGGGCGGCATCGTCTCGATCGAGCAGGGGCAGTGGGACGCGGCGCGGGCGCTCGGGCTGGGGCGGTGGCAGTTGATGCGGCTGGTGGTGCTGCCGCAGGCGATCCGGCGGATGGTACCGCCCTTCATGAACCAGTCGATCATCCAGTTGAAGAACACCTCGCTGGTCTCGGTCATCGCCGTGCCCGACCTGCTGTACCAGGGGCAACTGATCACCGCCGATACCTATCGTCCGCTGGAGACGTACACGATGGTGGCGGTGGTTTATTTCATTTTGCTGTTCCCGGCCACCTTGCTGGCGCAGTACTACGAGGGAAGGCTGGGCCGGGGGCCGAGGTAA
- a CDS encoding K(+)-transporting ATPase subunit F, whose product MTLDHVLAALVATGLFVYLVWALLRPERF is encoded by the coding sequence ATGACACTCGACCATGTGTTGGCCGCGCTCGTCGCGACCGGCCTGTTCGTCTACCTGGTATGGGCGCTGCTGCGTCCCGAGCGGTTCTGA